The following coding sequences lie in one Desmodus rotundus isolate HL8 chromosome 1, HLdesRot8A.1, whole genome shotgun sequence genomic window:
- the MAPK8IP3 gene encoding C-Jun-amino-terminal kinase-interacting protein 3 isoform X12 produces the protein MMEIQMDEGGGVVVYQDDYCSGSVMSERVSGLAGSIYREFERLIHCYDEEVVKELMPLVVNVLENLDSVLSENQEHEVELELLREDNEQLLTQYEREKALRKQAEEKFIEFEDALEQEKKELQIQVEHYEFQTRQLELKAKNYADQTTCSLLVYTSQSFSRLEERESEMKKEYNALHQRHTEMIQTYVEHIERSKMQQVGGNSQTESSLPGRSRKERPTSLNVFPLTDGMCPHDEMSESGQSSAAATPSTTGTKSNTPTSSVPSAAVTPLNESLQPLGDYGTGTKNSKRAREKRNSRNMEVQVTQEMRNVSIGMGSSDEWSDVQDIIDSTPELDMGREPRLDRTGNSPTQGIVNKAFGINTDSLYHELSTAGSEVIGDVDEGADLLGMGKEVGNLLLENSQLLETKNALNVVKNDLIAKVDQLSGEQEVLKGDLEAARQAKLRLESRIKDLEEELRRVKSEAIIARREPKEEGEDVSSYLCTELDKIPMAQRRRFTRVEMARVLMERNQYKERLMELQEAVRWTEMIRASREHPSVQEKKKSTIWQFFSRLFSSSSSPPPAKRSYPSVNIHYKSPTTAGFSQRRSHALCQISAGSRPLEFFPDDDCTSSARREQKREQYRQVREHVRNDDGRLQACGWSLPAKYKQLSPNGGQEDTRMKNVPVPVYCRPLVEKDPTMKLWCAAGVNLSGWKPSEDHTGNGVKLEPGSDPLTCNQEVEGEAKSNHTSPEKKKAKELPETDATSSRVWILTSTLTTSKVVIIDANQPGTVVDQFTVCNAHVLCISSIPAASDSDYPPGEIFLDSDVNPEDSGADGVLAGITLVGCATRCNVPRSNCSSRGDTPVLDKGQGEVATVANGKVNPSQSTEEATEATEVPDSGPSEAEAAAVRPGPLTEHVFTDPAPAQPPSAQPGSENGPEANSSGVQPEQEPSGDSKGASSSALPTMWLGAQNGWLYVHSAVSNWKKCLHSIKLKDSVLSLVHVKGRVLVALADGTLAIFHRGEDGQWDLSNYHLMDLGHPHHSIRCMAVVYDRVWCGYKNKVHVIQPKTMQIEKSFDAHPRRESQVRQLAWIGDGVWVSIRLDSTLRLYHAHTHQHLQDVDIEPYVSKMLGTGKLGFSFVRITALLIAGNRLWVGTGNGVVISIPLTETVVLHRGQLLGLRANKTSPTSGEGARPGGVIHVYGDDSTDKSASSFIPYCSMAQAQLCFHGHRDAVKFFVSVPGNVLATLNGSVLDSPSESPGPAAPASDAEGQKLKNVLVLSGGEGYIDFRIGDGEDDETEENAADVSQVKPMLSKAERSHIIVWQVSYSPE, from the exons AAATTCATTGAGTTTGAAGATGCCTTGGAACAAGAGAAGAAGGAGCTACAAATCCAGGTGGAACACTATGAGTTTCAGACCCGCCAGCTGGAACTGAAGGCCAAAAACTATGCAGATCAGA CCACTTGCTCACTTCTGGTCTACACTTCACAATCCT TTTCCCGGTTGGAGGAGCGGGAATCAGAGATGAAGAAGGAGTACAATGCTTTGCACCAGCGACACACAGAG ATGATACAGACCTACGTGGAGCACATCGAGAGGTCCAAGATGCAGCAAGTTGGGGGAAACAGCCAGACTGAGAGCAGCCTGCCCGGGCGAAG CAGGAAGGAGCGCCCCACCTCTCTGAATGTCTTCCCCCTGACCGACGGCATG TGTCCACATGATGAGATGTCCGAGTCAGGCCAGTCCTCAGCGGCTGCCACGCCCAGCACCACGGGCACCAAGTCCAACACACCCACATCCTCTGTGCCCTCGGCCGCAGTCACACCCCTCAACGAGAGCCTGCAGCCCCTGGGGGACTACGGCACTGGCACCAAGAACAGCAAGCGGGCCCGGGAAAAGCGCAACAGCCGCAACATGGAGGTTCAGGTCACGCAGGAGATGCGAAACGTCAGCATAG GCATGGGCAGCAGTGATGAGTGGTCTGATGTTCAAGACATTATTGACTCCACCCCAGAGCTGGACATGGGTCGGGAGCCCCGCCTAGACCGCACTGGCAACAG CCCAACCCAGGGGATCGTCAACAAGGCTTTTGGCATCAACACTGACTCCCTGTACCACGAGCTGTCAACTGCGGGGTCCGAGGTCATCGGGGACGTGGATGAAGGGGCCGACCTGCTAG GAATGGGCAAGGAAGTGGGGAATCTGCTGCTGGAGAACTCACAGCTTCTAGAAACCAA AAATGCTCTGAACGTAGTGAAGAATGACCTCATCGCCAAAGTGGACCAGCTGTCGGGGGAGCAGGAGGTGCTGAAGGGGGATTTAGAAGCTGCCAGGCAAGCCAAACTGAGGCTAGAGAGCCGCATCAAGGACCTGGAGGAGGAGCTGAGGAG AGTGAAGTCCGAGGCCATCATAGCTCGCCGTGAACCCAAAGAAGAGGGGGAGGATGTAAGCAGCTATCTCTGTACAGAATTG GACAAGATCCCCATGGCGCAGCGCCGCCGCTTCACACGGGTGGAGATGGCCCGTGTGCTTATGGAGCGCAACCAGTACAAGGAGCGGCTGATGGAGCTTCAGGAGGCCGTGCGGTGGACTGAGATGATCAG GGCATCCCGAGAGCACCCATCTGTCCAGGAGAAGAAGAAATCTACCATCTGGCAGTT CTTCAGCCGCCTCTTCAGCTCCTCGTCCAGCCCCCCTCCAGCCAAGCGGTCCTACCCCTCGGTGAACATCCATTACAAGTCGCCCACTACAGCTGGCTTCAGTCAGCGCCGGAGTCATGCCCTGTGCCAGATCTCAGCAGGCAGCCGGCCCCTGGAGTTCTTCCCAGATGA CGACTGTACCTCCTCTGCCAGGCGGGAGCAGAAGCGTGAGCAGTACCGCCAGGTGCGGGAGCACGTGCGCAACGACGACGGGCGGCTGCAGGCCTGCGGTTGGAGCCTGCCGGCCAAGTACAAGCAG CTGAGTCCCAATGGCGGCCAGGAGGACACGCGGATGAAGAACGTGCCTGTCCCTGTGTACTGCCGCCCTCTGGTGGAGAAAGATCCCACCATGAAG CTGTGGTGTGCCGCGGGTGTCAACTTGAGTGGGTGGAAACCCAGCGAGGACCACACTGGGAATGGAGTCAAGCTGGAGCCGGGCTCTGACCCTTTGACCTGCAACCAGGAAGTGGAAGGAGAGGCCAAGAGCAACCATACATCCCCCGAGAAGAAGAAG GCAAAGGAACTTCCTGAGACAGATGCCACCTCCAGCCGGGTGTGGATCCTCACCAGCACCCTGACTACCAGCAAAGTGGTGATCATCGATGCCAACCAGCCAGGCACCGTCGTGGATCAGTTCACCGTCTGCAATGCCCATGTCCTGTGCATCTCCAGCATCCCCG CGGCCAGCGACAGTGACTACCCTCCAGGGGAGATCTTCCTGGACAGTGACGTGAACCCTGAAGACTCTGGCGCAGACGGAGTGCTGGCCGGCATCACCCTAGTGGGCTGTGCCACCCGCTGCAATGTGCCGCGAAGCAACTGCTCCTCCCGAGGGGACACCCCAGTGCTGGACAAGGGCCAGG GGGAGGTGGCTACTGTTGCCAATGGGAAGGTCAACCCATCTCAGTCCACAGAGGAGGCCACAGAGGCCACAGAGGTCCCTGATTCCGGGCCCAGTGAGGCAGAGGCAGCTGCGGTGCGGCCTGGGCCCCTCACAGAACACGTCTTCACTGACCCGGCCCCTGCCCAACCCCCGAGTGCGCAGCCTGGCAG TGAAAATGGGCCGGAGGCCAACTCGAGTGGTGTGCAGCCTGAGCAGGAGCCCAGTGGAGACTCCAAGGGGGCCAGCAGCAGTGCCTTGCCCACCATGTGGCTGGGAGCCCAGAATGGCTG GTTGTATGTGCACTCGGCCGTGTCCAACTGGAAGAAGTGTCTGCACTCCATCAAGCTGAAGGACTCAGTGTTGAGCCTGGT GCACGTGAAAGGACGAGTGCTGGTGGCTCTGGCAGACGGGACTCTAGCCATCTTCCACCGAGGCGAAG ATGGCCAGTGGGACCTGAGCAACTATCACCTCATGGACCTGGGCCACCCACACCACTCCATACGCTGCATGGCAGTTGTGTACGACCGCGTCTGGTGCGGCTACAAGAACAAGGTGCACGTCATCCAGCCCAAGACCATGCAGATAGAG AAGTCATTTGATGCCCACCCACGGCGGGAGAGCCAGGTGAGGCAACTGGCGTGGATTGGCGATGGGGTGTGGGTATCCATCCGCTTGGACTCCACACTGCGGCTGTACCACGCCCACACCCACCAGCACCTGCAGGACGTGGACATCGAGCCCTATGTCAGCAAGATGCTGG gcacaGGCAAGCTGGGCTTCTCTTTTGTGCGCATCACGGCCCTGCTCATTGCGGGAAACCGGCTCTGGGTGGGCACCGGCAACGGAGTTGTCATCTCTATCCCATTGACCGAGA CTGTAGTCCTGCACCGAGGCCAACTCCTGGGGCTCCGAG cCAACAAGACATCCCCTACGTCTGGGGAGGGGGCCCGCCCAGGGGGCGTCATCCATGTGTACGGGGACGACAGCACTGACAAATCGGCTAGCAGTTTCATCCCATACTGCTCCatggcccaggcccagctctgttTCCATGGGCACCGGGATGCTGTCAAGTTCTTTGTCTCCGTGCCAG GGAATGTGTTGGCCACTCTAAATGGCAGCGTGCTGGACAGCCCATCGGAAAGCCCTGGGCCCGCTGCCCCTGCTTCAGATGCCGAGGGCCAGAAGCTGAAGAATGTGCTGGTGCTGAGCGGCGGGGAGGGCTACATTGACTTCCGCATTG GCGACGGAGAAGATGATGAGACGGAGGAGAATGCGGCAGACGTGAGCCAGGTGAAGCCCATGCTGTCCAAGGCTGAGCGCAGCCACATCATCGTGTGGCAGGTGTCCTACTCCCCTGAGTGA
- the MAPK8IP3 gene encoding C-Jun-amino-terminal kinase-interacting protein 3 isoform X16, which yields MSESGQSSAAATPSTTGTKSNTPTSSVPSAAVTPLNESLQPLGDYGTGTKNSKRAREKRNSRNMEVQVTQEMRNVSIGMGSSDEWSDVQDIIDSTPELDMGREPRLDRTGNSPTQGIVNKAFGINTDSLYHELSTAGSEVIGDVDEGADLLGMGKEVGNLLLENSQLLETKNALNVVKNDLIAKVDQLSGEQEVLKGDLEAARQAKLRLESRIKDLEEELRRVKSEAIIARREPKEEGEDVSSYLCTELDKIPMAQRRRFTRVEMARVLMERNQYKERLMELQEAVRWTEMIRASREHPSVQEKKKSTIWQFFSRLFSSSSSPPPAKRSYPSVNIHYKSPTTAGFSQRRSHALCQISAGSRPLEFFPDDDCTSSARREQKREQYRQVREHVRNDDGRLQACGWSLPAKYKQLSPNGGQEDTRMKNVPVPVYCRPLVEKDPTMKLWCAAGVNLSGWKPSEDHTGNGVKLEPGSDPLTCNQEVEGEAKSNHTSPEKKKAKELPETDATSSRVWILTSTLTTSKVVIIDANQPGTVVDQFTVCNAHVLCISSIPAASDSDYPPGEIFLDSDVNPEDSGADGVLAGITLVGCATRCNVPRSNCSSRGDTPVLDKGQGEVATVANGKVNPSQSTEEATEATEVPDSGPSEAEAAAVRPGPLTEHVFTDPAPAQPPSAQPGSENGPEANSSGVQPEQEPSGDSKGASSSALPTMWLGAQNGWLYVHSAVSNWKKCLHSIKLKDSVLSLVHVKGRVLVALADGTLAIFHRGEDGQWDLSNYHLMDLGHPHHSIRCMAVVYDRVWCGYKNKVHVIQPKTMQIEKSFDAHPRRESQVRQLAWIGDGVWVSIRLDSTLRLYHAHTHQHLQDVDIEPYVSKMLGTGKLGFSFVRITALLIAGNRLWVGTGNGVVISIPLTETVVLHRGQLLGLRANKTSPTSGEGARPGGVIHVYGDDSTDKSASSFIPYCSMAQAQLCFHGHRDAVKFFVSVPGNVLATLNGSVLDSPSESPGPAAPASDAEGQKLKNVLVLSGGEGYIDFRIGDGEDDETEENAADVSQVKPMLSKAERSHIIVWQVSYSPE from the exons ATGTCCGAGTCAGGCCAGTCCTCAGCGGCTGCCACGCCCAGCACCACGGGCACCAAGTCCAACACACCCACATCCTCTGTGCCCTCGGCCGCAGTCACACCCCTCAACGAGAGCCTGCAGCCCCTGGGGGACTACGGCACTGGCACCAAGAACAGCAAGCGGGCCCGGGAAAAGCGCAACAGCCGCAACATGGAGGTTCAGGTCACGCAGGAGATGCGAAACGTCAGCATAG GCATGGGCAGCAGTGATGAGTGGTCTGATGTTCAAGACATTATTGACTCCACCCCAGAGCTGGACATGGGTCGGGAGCCCCGCCTAGACCGCACTGGCAACAG CCCAACCCAGGGGATCGTCAACAAGGCTTTTGGCATCAACACTGACTCCCTGTACCACGAGCTGTCAACTGCGGGGTCCGAGGTCATCGGGGACGTGGATGAAGGGGCCGACCTGCTAG GAATGGGCAAGGAAGTGGGGAATCTGCTGCTGGAGAACTCACAGCTTCTAGAAACCAA AAATGCTCTGAACGTAGTGAAGAATGACCTCATCGCCAAAGTGGACCAGCTGTCGGGGGAGCAGGAGGTGCTGAAGGGGGATTTAGAAGCTGCCAGGCAAGCCAAACTGAGGCTAGAGAGCCGCATCAAGGACCTGGAGGAGGAGCTGAGGAG AGTGAAGTCCGAGGCCATCATAGCTCGCCGTGAACCCAAAGAAGAGGGGGAGGATGTAAGCAGCTATCTCTGTACAGAATTG GACAAGATCCCCATGGCGCAGCGCCGCCGCTTCACACGGGTGGAGATGGCCCGTGTGCTTATGGAGCGCAACCAGTACAAGGAGCGGCTGATGGAGCTTCAGGAGGCCGTGCGGTGGACTGAGATGATCAG GGCATCCCGAGAGCACCCATCTGTCCAGGAGAAGAAGAAATCTACCATCTGGCAGTT CTTCAGCCGCCTCTTCAGCTCCTCGTCCAGCCCCCCTCCAGCCAAGCGGTCCTACCCCTCGGTGAACATCCATTACAAGTCGCCCACTACAGCTGGCTTCAGTCAGCGCCGGAGTCATGCCCTGTGCCAGATCTCAGCAGGCAGCCGGCCCCTGGAGTTCTTCCCAGATGA CGACTGTACCTCCTCTGCCAGGCGGGAGCAGAAGCGTGAGCAGTACCGCCAGGTGCGGGAGCACGTGCGCAACGACGACGGGCGGCTGCAGGCCTGCGGTTGGAGCCTGCCGGCCAAGTACAAGCAG CTGAGTCCCAATGGCGGCCAGGAGGACACGCGGATGAAGAACGTGCCTGTCCCTGTGTACTGCCGCCCTCTGGTGGAGAAAGATCCCACCATGAAG CTGTGGTGTGCCGCGGGTGTCAACTTGAGTGGGTGGAAACCCAGCGAGGACCACACTGGGAATGGAGTCAAGCTGGAGCCGGGCTCTGACCCTTTGACCTGCAACCAGGAAGTGGAAGGAGAGGCCAAGAGCAACCATACATCCCCCGAGAAGAAGAAG GCAAAGGAACTTCCTGAGACAGATGCCACCTCCAGCCGGGTGTGGATCCTCACCAGCACCCTGACTACCAGCAAAGTGGTGATCATCGATGCCAACCAGCCAGGCACCGTCGTGGATCAGTTCACCGTCTGCAATGCCCATGTCCTGTGCATCTCCAGCATCCCCG CGGCCAGCGACAGTGACTACCCTCCAGGGGAGATCTTCCTGGACAGTGACGTGAACCCTGAAGACTCTGGCGCAGACGGAGTGCTGGCCGGCATCACCCTAGTGGGCTGTGCCACCCGCTGCAATGTGCCGCGAAGCAACTGCTCCTCCCGAGGGGACACCCCAGTGCTGGACAAGGGCCAGG GGGAGGTGGCTACTGTTGCCAATGGGAAGGTCAACCCATCTCAGTCCACAGAGGAGGCCACAGAGGCCACAGAGGTCCCTGATTCCGGGCCCAGTGAGGCAGAGGCAGCTGCGGTGCGGCCTGGGCCCCTCACAGAACACGTCTTCACTGACCCGGCCCCTGCCCAACCCCCGAGTGCGCAGCCTGGCAG TGAAAATGGGCCGGAGGCCAACTCGAGTGGTGTGCAGCCTGAGCAGGAGCCCAGTGGAGACTCCAAGGGGGCCAGCAGCAGTGCCTTGCCCACCATGTGGCTGGGAGCCCAGAATGGCTG GTTGTATGTGCACTCGGCCGTGTCCAACTGGAAGAAGTGTCTGCACTCCATCAAGCTGAAGGACTCAGTGTTGAGCCTGGT GCACGTGAAAGGACGAGTGCTGGTGGCTCTGGCAGACGGGACTCTAGCCATCTTCCACCGAGGCGAAG ATGGCCAGTGGGACCTGAGCAACTATCACCTCATGGACCTGGGCCACCCACACCACTCCATACGCTGCATGGCAGTTGTGTACGACCGCGTCTGGTGCGGCTACAAGAACAAGGTGCACGTCATCCAGCCCAAGACCATGCAGATAGAG AAGTCATTTGATGCCCACCCACGGCGGGAGAGCCAGGTGAGGCAACTGGCGTGGATTGGCGATGGGGTGTGGGTATCCATCCGCTTGGACTCCACACTGCGGCTGTACCACGCCCACACCCACCAGCACCTGCAGGACGTGGACATCGAGCCCTATGTCAGCAAGATGCTGG gcacaGGCAAGCTGGGCTTCTCTTTTGTGCGCATCACGGCCCTGCTCATTGCGGGAAACCGGCTCTGGGTGGGCACCGGCAACGGAGTTGTCATCTCTATCCCATTGACCGAGA CTGTAGTCCTGCACCGAGGCCAACTCCTGGGGCTCCGAG cCAACAAGACATCCCCTACGTCTGGGGAGGGGGCCCGCCCAGGGGGCGTCATCCATGTGTACGGGGACGACAGCACTGACAAATCGGCTAGCAGTTTCATCCCATACTGCTCCatggcccaggcccagctctgttTCCATGGGCACCGGGATGCTGTCAAGTTCTTTGTCTCCGTGCCAG GGAATGTGTTGGCCACTCTAAATGGCAGCGTGCTGGACAGCCCATCGGAAAGCCCTGGGCCCGCTGCCCCTGCTTCAGATGCCGAGGGCCAGAAGCTGAAGAATGTGCTGGTGCTGAGCGGCGGGGAGGGCTACATTGACTTCCGCATTG GCGACGGAGAAGATGATGAGACGGAGGAGAATGCGGCAGACGTGAGCCAGGTGAAGCCCATGCTGTCCAAGGCTGAGCGCAGCCACATCATCGTGTGGCAGGTGTCCTACTCCCCTGAGTGA